Proteins co-encoded in one Octopus bimaculoides isolate UCB-OBI-ISO-001 chromosome 9, ASM119413v2, whole genome shotgun sequence genomic window:
- the LOC106877630 gene encoding vacuolar ATPase assembly integral membrane protein VMA21 — protein MANTFPPDSGLQGIREDDDSSDSGTVVKTMMFFSTAMLTLPILSYFLSKWLIFENIFKMSNSDSYFYAAIGSIFTVHIILALFVYSAWKEGAKTVYTFKRD, from the coding sequence ATGGCAAATACGTTTCCTCCCGACTCTGGACTCCAAGGAATCCGTGAAGACGACGACAGCAGCGATTCTGGTACCGTTGTTAAAACGATGATGTTCTTCAGTACGGCGATGCTTACTTTGCCGATTCTCAGCTATTTCCTCAGTAAATGGCTTATCTTCgagaatatattcaaaatgtcCAACAGCGATTCCTATTTCTACGCAGCCATCGGTTCCATTTTCACCGTTCACATCATCCTAGCGTTGTTTGTCTATTCGGCATGGAAAGAAGGCGCCAAGACTGTTTATACTTTCAAACGTgattaa
- the LOC106877631 gene encoding ankyrin-1 has protein sequence MSVMSSYWKQLQLKQIMDNVMNDILSVNQFWSWSILAIIIVTIILRNKRSKAKKSFYTELTKKKDDFQNPYKLNIYDLCKTAYRPGHTEAVIDLIERLRYDINAPLPSNGLTIFSCACLSGSRKLILYLLLKGADIMSVTKDGDGPLYLATYAALNSPETDVTTLDLLITYGCDVNKQNNKGYTPLHRAASKGNYKVVKCLLRHGARINVPNKSGIYPIDCATNAGHPEIAKILAFKVNNPHVWDVVDPHTPPSIKMGLRTPMRPNIMQSPTYKRSFISQKIKPM, from the exons ATGTCTGTTATGTCATCGTATTGGAAACAGCTGCAACTTAAACAGATCATGGACAATGTAATGAATGATATTCTGTCTGTAAACCAATTTTGGTCTTGGAGCATTCTGGCAATAATCATTGTGACAATAATTCTCAGGAACAAACGCAGCA AAGCTAAAAAATCTTTCTATACTGAACTGACAAAGAAGAAAGATGATTTTCAGAACCCATATAAACTGAACATATACGATCTGTGTAAG ACAGCTTACCGTCCAGGACACACTGAGGCTGTTATTGATCTAATAGAACGGTTGCGCTATGACATCAATGCACCATTACCATCCAATGGTTTAACTATCTTTTCA TGTGCCTGCCTCAGTGGATCCAGGAAATTGATTCTTTATTTACTACTAAAAg GGGCTGATATTATGAGTGTCACCAAAGACGGCGATGGACCTTTGTATTTAGCCACGTATGCTGCTCTTAATTCTCCAGAAACAGACGTTACCACTCTGGACTTGCTCATTACATATG GATGTGATGTGAACAAACAGAACAATAAGGGATACACACCTTTACACCGAGCAGCAAGTAAAGGCAACTACAAAGTGGTCAAGTGTCTACTTCGTCATG GTGCTCGTATAAATGTGCCCAACAAATCTGGAATTTATCCAATTGACTGTGCCACTAATGCAG GTCATCCAGAAATAGCCAAAATCCTGGCTTTTAAAGTGAACAACCCCCATGTGTGGGATGTCGTGGACCCTCACACTCCCCCCAGTATAAAGATGGGCTTAAGAACTCCCATGCGGCCAAACATTATGCAAAGTCCAACTTACAAGAGATCATTCATCTCCCAAAAGATAAAAccaatgtga